In Candidatus Microthrix parvicella Bio17-1, the sequence TCGGTCAGCTTGACGCCACCCTCATCGGAGGGTTTCTCCACCACCTCGAAACCGAAAGGCACAACAGCCCCTCCACCCGCAACACCCGCCTCGCCGCGATCAGATCGTTCTACAAATACGCGGCCCACCAGCACCCCGAACACGCCGAGACGATCCAACGCGTCCTCACAATCCCCCAGAAACGGACCGACCGGGCCACCGTCTCGTTCCTCACCCGACCCGAAACCGAAGCACTGCTCGCCGCCCCCGACACCGACACCTGGTGCGGGAGACGCGACCACACCATCCTCACCGTCATGACCCAAACCGGGCTCAGGGTCACAGAAACAACAGCGCTCACCATCGCCGATGTTCAACTCGATCGGCCCGGTGCTCACATCAACATCGCCCACGGCAAAGGACGCAAACAACGAGCAGTCCCGATCTCGACCGCTGTG encodes:
- a CDS encoding tyrosine-type recombinase/integrase, encoding MTALAPTLQAFFCDRLIKQRAASPNTIAAYRDTFRLLIAYTTDHTNTDPSDLDIGQLDATLIGGFLHHLETERHNSPSTRNTRLAAIRSFYKYAAHQHPEHAETIQRVLTIPQKRTDRATVSFLTRPETEALLAAPDTDTWCGRRDHTILTVMTQTGLRVTETTALTIADVQLDRPGAHINIAHGKGRKQRAVPISTAV